A portion of the Hydractinia symbiolongicarpus strain clone_291-10 chromosome 10, HSymV2.1, whole genome shotgun sequence genome contains these proteins:
- the LOC130612414 gene encoding major facilitator superfamily domain-containing protein 6-like has translation MEKAEESNLRDEKNSSSKTDSSTNKCLTFQLIPAKIAYFFTYCFFGSYKPYIVVFLISTGLSASKAGLIFGICQLASFLSLPLWGVLIDRTGKRLLFTFVMLVGIASTLFPAPWIAARYKCDHYIVGNVSSNDSRNSEKSPSSAVCLQSDSSRTLFFAMLVVFTASSVCEQPFLSFLDSVVTRIVSLHKSKISFGQQRVFGSIGYAVAGMVTGLAADNFKHSKLSPYSAVFFVFLPFLIVSIPFVVSLVRKATFKNESKEQKGTKILIKTVFRICCKLDNFVFLLTVLVKGSMSGLMDSFVFVFMEKEMDAAKSIMGISIAIACFSEVLVFPFASPIIKKLQGAVPCVIIGLFSISIRFVFFSVVRNPWFILPCQLSHALDFALFWAASIEQTKRISPKEVLTTMFAILNSLHFALASLISSIAGGYLYDAFGGRMLFRGAGIVGFVWCLVAILYYYILKRLLLRQSRSDDLTVKEMLNRNNDL, from the exons ATGGAAAAAGCTGAGGAATCCAATTTACGTGACGAAAAA aacaGTTCATCAAAGACGGATTCATCAACCAACAAATGTTTGACATTTCAACTAATTCCTGCAAAGAttgcttatttttttacatactgCTTCTTTGGTTCGTACAAACCGTATATTGTCGTCTTTTTGATATCAACTGGTTTATCAGCAAGTAAAGCTGGACTGATCTTTGGTATCTGTCAGTTAGCGTCGTTTCTTTCTTTACCACTCTGGGGTGTATTAATCGATCGTACTGGAAAGAGGTTGTTGTTTACATTCGTAATGTTAGTTGGTATTGCTTCAACGCTGTTTCCGGCTCCCTGGATAGCTGCAAGATATAAATGTGATCATTACATCGTCGGTAATGTCAGTTCTAATGATTCGAGGAATTCCGAAAAATCACCATCTTCAGCAGTTTGTTTACAAAGTGATAGTTCTAGAACTTTGTTTTTTGCAATGTTAGTTGTGTTTACAGCAAGTTCGGTATGTGAACAACCTTTTCTTTCCTTTCTCGATTCCGTTGTGACAAGAATTGTTAGTTTACATAAAAGCAAAATCTCGTTTGGGCAACAAAGAGTATTTGGTTCCATTGGTTATGCAGTAGCTGGTATGGTGACTGGCCTTGCCGCTGATAATTTTAAACATTCAAAATTATCCCCATACAGTGcagtattttttgtgtttttaccatttttaattGTATCCATCCCATTTGTTGTTAGTCTTGTACGGAAAGCAACATTTAAAAATGAGAGCAAAGAACAAAAAGGAacgaaaattttaataaaaacagtatTTAGAATATGCTGCAAGTTGGacaattttgtgtttcttttaacTGTTCTGGTAAAGGGATCGATgagtggcctaatggatagttTCGTGTTTGTCTTCATGGAAAAGGAGATGGACGCTGCTAAGTCAATAATGGGCATATCAATTGCAATCGCTTGTTTCAGTGAAGTTTTAGTATTCCCATTTGCATCTCCAATCATAAAAAAGCTTCAAGGGGCCGTCCCTTGTGTTATTATTGGTTTGTTTTCCATTAGTATTCGTTTTGTCTTCTTCTCTGTTGTGCGCAATCCATGGTTTATTTTACCGTGTCAACTGTCGCATGCGTTAGATTTTGCTTTATTTTGGGCAGCATCTATTGAACAAACAAAGAGAATAAGTCCTAAGGAAGTGTTAACAACAATGTTTGCCATTCTAAACAGTCTTCATTTTGCTCTGGCATCCCTAATAAGCAGTATTGCTGGTGGATATCTTTATGACGCCTTTGGTGGACGCATGTTATTCCGTGGTGCTGGTATTGTGGGTTTTGTATGGTGTTTGGTCGCGATATTATATTACTACATATTGAAACGTCTTCTTCTACGTCAATCAAGAAGTGATGATCTAACAGTGAAGGAAATGCTGAATAGAAATAatgatttataa
- the LOC130612421 gene encoding uncharacterized protein LOC130612421 — protein sequence MKGEYLFILFIYVAGDDSREKPDCVGWIHTKENCYKMYKDEKYFLSAEDMCLRENAHLVSISNVVENNYISEIINGAEIWIGLRKENLKFVWFDGYSTFRNWMFSTPTNKGICVKMISGGSWVDTSCYEMLPFVCKKKIKYPVDTESMNLAVIIIAPSILVSIMLLIIIPMFINSYRREVMVMKKMHDIEIINEVIARRNEADRTLFAYEKAIIRSNKGSPDCSIKTNGTSEDSNEIIYEDNTQIDDILNSYHNIFYIHDEESTTEFGPNSLSYRECNAHGMTRDFNGTEGEIKTVVRNGMIKNAHQYIYDYPERSYKAEVVEDYVQISIL from the exons ATGAAAGGAGAGTATTTGTTCATCTTGTTTATCTACGTAGCTGGTGATGATAGTAGAGAGAAACCAG ATTGCGTAGGCTGGATTCACACAAAAGAGAATTGTTATAAAATGTACAAGGATGAGAAATATTTCTTATCCGCTGAAGATATGTGTTTAAGAGAAAATGCACACTTGGTGTCAATTTCAAACGTCgttgaaaataattatataagtGAAATTATTAATGGCGCTGAAATATGGATTGGACttagaaaagaaaatttgaaatttgtttGGTTCGATGGATATTCTACATTTCGAAACTGGATGTTTTCCACACCCACAAACAAAGGAATATGTGTGAAGATGATTTCCGGTGGAAGTTGGGTTGATACATCCTGCTATGAAATGCTTCCCTTTGTCTGTAAAAAAA AGATAAAGTATCCTGTGGATACAGAAAGCATGAATTTAGCTGTGATTATTATAGCTCCATCAATCCTCGTCAGCATAATGTTACTTATCATTATTCCTATGTTTATAAACAGTTACCGACGCGAAGTTATGGTAATGAAAAAGATGCATGATATAGAGATAATTAATGAGGTAATAGCGCGCCGTAACGAAGCAGATCGTACGCTTTTCGCATATGAAAAAGCAATAATCAGGTCCAATAAAGGTAGTCCTGATTGCAGTATTAAAACTAACGGGACATCTGAGGATTCAAATGAGATTATATATGAAGACAATACACAAATTGATGATATTTTGAATTCGTATCATAACATCTTCTATATTCACGACGAAGAGTCAACTACCGAGTTTGGACCAAACTCATTATCGTACAGAGAATGCAACGCTCATGGAATGACTCGAGATTTTAACGGGACGGAAGGAGAAATTAAAACTGTAGTTAGAAACGGTATGATTAAAAATGCCCATCAATATATTTATGATTATCCCGAAAGAAGTTATAAAGCGGAAGTTGTAGAAGATTATGTACAGATATCTATTCTATAA